CATTTCCATGAGAAATTGAACCCGGACTCCGCATTGATGATGTATCAAAAAAAAGAAGGAGGCAGGCAGAAGAACTGGAGTCGCCTAAATTTTAGACCGGATTTGGAAGATTGGAACCTTTTAGGGAACTATGCGCGAAAACACGGAGTTTCCAAGTGTTACTTATTTACGTTTTTGTTAAGTAGATACTTTTCGGACATTCCTTCTCCGGAGATTTCTAAAAAGAAGAAGGTAGCCTGATCGGAAAATTACTCTTAACTACGGGTCGGATATGCTGTTTGTCCTGAACTTAATTTTGCGATCTCATCTTCTATAGAAACTAGTCTTTGGATTGTTGTATTTAGAAGGATCGAAAAAAATTTAGGATTTGTTTGTCCGATCCTATAGAACATTTCCTGATCCAAGATACCTATCTTTGCTTTTTCAGTGATCACTCTGGCAGTCGCCGCTCTAGGGACATTATTGATCAGTGCGATCTCTCCGAAAAAGGATCCTGGTTCTAAATTTCGGATCACTCTCTCTTCTCCATCATATGACTTTCTGATTTCCAATGCCCCTGTGAATACGAAGTACATCATTCCGTTGGAAGGATCTTTTTCTTTAAAAACTTCTTCTCCGGTTAGATAGGTCTTAACTGATACGTTATTGATGAATTCTAAAATATTAATTCCCATCTTATGATTCCTTATTTACTGCTGTTTCCGTGGGAGCTTCTTCTTGAGTAGTCTCGGAGTTTGTGGCTTCCAAAGTTTCCGTTTCGCTCTCTGCTATAGGTCCTTCGGTCGTTCTGGAACCTTCTTCTCTTTTATGGATCTCTGTATAAAGAGTTTCCAGTTTCATTTCTGCTCGATTCAGTTTTTCGAAAGTGTTTTTGAGAAGTAAAAGAAGGAATTGAGGACTTGTTTTTTCGAGTTTTTCGAAAACACCCTTATTCAGAACTCCGACCTTTGCAGAAGGAGAAAGCACTTGGACCGACATTGCTCTGGATCTTCCGGAAATTAAAGCAAGCTCTCCGAAAAATTCTCCGGGAAAAATTTCTTTGATGGACCTGTCTCCAGCTTCCGGGCGATTCTTACTGACTTTTAAATGTCCTTGGAAGAGGAAATACATGTTTCCGTCGGACTCTTCCCCTTCTTTGAATATGAAGGAATCTTTGGGATAAACTCGGGTAAAAACACTATGAACGAAGTCCAGAATGGTCGGCATTTCATTTAAGACGGGAAAAAACCTTTAGATCCAGAACGGATCCGAATTTTTTCAAAAATCGTTTTGAATGAGCCGTTCTTCGACAGGTTTCAGTCGAATCCGTCTAAACTGGCCATTGTTAGAAAAGAGAGCATAAAACTTATATAAACTATAATTTGAAATATTGCCGTAAAGATTAGATAAACGGATCTGAATTTTAAACCAATCG
The sequence above is a segment of the Leptospira hartskeerlii genome. Coding sequences within it:
- a CDS encoding DUF1564 family protein, coding for MKFKLILNPKPIKSKSWKVKSPRESLPVCTLILPDKLYKNYLKNWNGSRPGATCLKDLLELYGPDLHFHEKLNPDSALMMYQKKEGGRQKNWSRLNFRPDLEDWNLLGNYARKHGVSKCYLFTFLLSRYFSDIPSPEISKKKKVA
- a CDS encoding cyclic nucleotide-binding domain-containing protein, with translation MGINILEFINNVSVKTYLTGEEVFKEKDPSNGMMYFVFTGALEIRKSYDGEERVIRNLEPGSFFGEIALINNVPRAATARVITEKAKIGILDQEMFYRIGQTNPKFFSILLNTTIQRLVSIEDEIAKLSSGQTAYPTRS
- a CDS encoding Crp/Fnr family transcriptional regulator, with protein sequence MPTILDFVHSVFTRVYPKDSFIFKEGEESDGNMYFLFQGHLKVSKNRPEAGDRSIKEIFPGEFFGELALISGRSRAMSVQVLSPSAKVGVLNKGVFEKLEKTSPQFLLLLLKNTFEKLNRAEMKLETLYTEIHKREEGSRTTEGPIAESETETLEATNSETTQEEAPTETAVNKES